In Bacteroidales bacterium, the DNA window TATAGTTGGCTTCTATTTCTTCTTTTCGCTGGTGGAATGGCTGGTTCAACCAGTGGTGGCATTAAAATGATTCGATTTGTCCTTATTTTTAAAGCCATTCGCAATTATCTCCGAAAACTTATTCACCAACGAGCAGTTATTCCAATTTTTTTCAACCAAAAGCCAGTAGACCAAATAAGTGTTTTAAATGTTATTTCTATTACTGTGCTTTATATTTTGGCCTATCTTCTCGGTGTTCTGATAATATTGCTGATTGAAAAAGATTTCTTCGTTGCTATATCCGCTCCTATTACGGTTCTATCTAACTCTGGTCCTGGGTTAGGATCTATCGGTCCCATTTACAATTTTTCTCATTTACATGATGTTACTAAAGTTTTACTTACTATTCTGATGATACTTGGTCGTTTAGAGTTTATCAGTGTAATTGCACTCTTTCATCGCTCTTTCTGGAAAAAATAATTAAGAAGTACTATATCAAAGTTGCTATCACACTATGCACTTCTGTGCCACATTCATCCAATAAGAACTAAAATGGTATAATAGAAATACCAATTGAAATAGGATACATCTGGGGTCCTTTATTTTTTTCGAATAGGGGGCTCAAGCTGTAAAATGCAAAAACATTGAATAGCTTATAACCTACCGTCATCGTAAGCCCATACCTGAAAGGCAATAAATTAGAAATATTATATGACTTGATTTTTAAACCTTCATCTATCATTTTGGTATGGTTCCCTACCATGAGACCAAATTTTCCTCCAATATAAAATCTGAAAACGTTTTTACCTTTGCTCCGATACCTAAATTCTACAGGGATATCAACGTAAGAGAGTACTAGCTTATATTTATCCTTCTTTTCGGCAAAAGGATGAAATTCAACTACATCATTGGAATCCTTTCTCATTTCAGCTTGAAAATTAAAATTATGAGCAGAAACACCTAAGCCACCTGCCACAGAGAAAGGTGAACTTCCAAATTTTTTTTCCAACAAAATATAAGTGTTAAAACCAGGATTATAAGTTTTGTAATCACCCGAATCGGGTAATTTCATCCATATGTCATTAAAAAACTGAATGTGAAGACGATCGGCTTTCCCAAACCCACCAAATTTTCTTTCCATTTCTTCTTTTTCATCCTCACTAATCTGAGAAAAAAGCGCCAAAGAAAACAAACTTAAAATTAAAAAAAGTTTTTTCATTTAATTTTTATTTAAAATTAGCGGAGAGACAGGGATTCGAACCCTGGGTTCCACTTACGTGGAACAACGGTTTTCGAGACCGCCCCATTCGACCACTCTGGCACCTCTCCTCATAGGCAAAAATAAATTATTTTCCAGAAACGTTATTCATCAAAATTCCATACTTTTGTTTTATGAAAATAAGTTCTACTTGTTCTAATGCTTTATTTACTCTTTTTTTCCCAATGACTATTGTTTTTTGGAATTGTTCTACCAAAAAAAATACTTTTATTGCAAGACAATATCACACCCTAACTGCTCATTATAACGTATTCTTTAATGGAAACGAGGCTTTAAAAGAAGGTATACTGACACTTGAAAACAATCACCAAGATAATTTTCAGCAAATACTTAGTGTGTGGAAAGAGGGTTCTGAAAAAGATCATCAAAGTATTCTGCCCCAAATGAACCGTGCAGAAGAAAAAGGTTATAA includes these proteins:
- a CDS encoding PorT family protein → MKKLFLILSLFSLALFSQISEDEKEEMERKFGGFGKADRLHIQFFNDIWMKLPDSGDYKTYNPGFNTYILLEKKFGSSPFSVAGGLGVSAHNFNFQAEMRKDSNDVVEFHPFAEKKDKYKLVLSYVDIPVEFRYRSKGKNVFRFYIGGKFGLMVGNHTKMIDEGLKIKSYNISNLLPFRYGLTMTVGYKLFNVFAFYSLSPLFEKNKGPQMYPISIGISIIPF